Sequence from the Bacteroidales bacterium genome:
TAATACAGCAATTTAAAGAACAATTACTTTTGGTGGCTTAAACCGAACTCAGGTTTAGAATATATTGATATCATTTATTACGACTTGTTATCAAACCTGTATTTTATACAGTGGCGAAAAAAATAACACTAATAAAAAAGGAGGCTCTCACCTCCTTTTTTATTTTTATTTCAGAAATTATACCAATTGTTAATTTAAAATAGTCCAAAGGATATTTTAAATTTTACAATGGTTATGCCGATGACATAGATGTTATAGTACAATTTATTGGACTATTACATATATACAATCGGTATTAATCAACAAATTGTTTTGCATAATATTTTGCTGTAAGCTTTTCGCCGGTGGCTTTTTCAATCATTTCATTCCATCCGTATTTTGAGCCGGGTTTGAAAACTTTATCAATTAAATATTTTCCAATTTCAGCTTTGTTATAATAGCTTTGATTGGCATAATCTTCCGATTTTAAAATATTTTTTGTCATATAATAATGCAGTTGCGATGCAAGCAATTCACCCATCAAATAATTATGATAATAACAAGGGTAAAGTGCAATATGAATTTTAGAAGCCCAGTCGGGTTCGTTCCTGTTGGCGGGCTTTTTCAGCATCTGGTATTTTTCAACCAAAGTCCACCACAGTTTATTTAAATCCTGGTCAGGATTTTCGTACATCGATTTTTCAAACCTGTACATAACCTGCGACCAGCGGCTGAATACAAGCATCTGCAAGCGTAAGCTCTTGTTTACATTTTCTTTTATTTTATCTATATCTTTTTCCGGAACACCAATTACATCCTTTAACCATTTTGGATTGGTAGCAAAACGTCCGAACAATTCAGCAATAGCTTCTGTTGTAAAAGTATGAGCAGGGTCTCTCAAAACAAAAGGAAGGCTCCTGTCGATATATTTATCATAAGCGGCATGACCATATTCATGCAACATGGTACCCATCCAATTTTCATTATCAACTACGTTGCACAATACTCTTACATCGCCTTCATTATCTATATCGGTACAAAATGCATGTTGATTTTTTCCTGCTTTTTCTTTAAGATCACTGTTTTTAATTAAATCAGCAACATCAAGGCCAATACTCTTAAAATAATCTTCTGTAATTTTGATTATATCTTTTCCTTTATAATATTTATCAAGATCAACTTCATAAATTTTTGGTGCTTCCTGGAAGAATTTTCCCTGATAATGCCAAGGCATCAGATCTTCATTTTTTACATTATAATGTTTTGCGAAATATTCATCCATATCGTTTTTCAATTTTGCAAAGCCATCTTTTGTTAGGCTGTCGAGCTCATCAAAAAGTTTTTCAATTTCATTCGGGTCTTGTTCGCTTAACTTTA
This genomic interval carries:
- a CDS encoding M2 family metallopeptidase gives rise to the protein MKRFIFPVGIIGSMIIALIITSCGSSDSKEKTVKEFDEFIKAFEAKYIPLYKETALASWDANISGKDEDYAKSGELDYKLTKLFSDKTDFEKLKKFKESGDITDSLKKRELEILYNAFLGNQVDTVKMKEIIDMGKEIEKKFNTFRAVVGKDTLTDNKIEEILKTSTDSKKLEETWLATKKSGKNVAEDVIKLVKKRNEVAKDLGFSNYHEMKLKLSEQDPNEIEKLFDELDSLTKDGFAKLKNDMDEYFAKHYNVKNEDLMPWHYQGKFFQEAPKIYEVDLDKYYKGKDIIKITEDYFKSIGLDVADLIKNSDLKEKAGKNQHAFCTDIDNEGDVRVLCNVVDNENWMGTMLHEYGHAAYDKYIDRSLPFVLRDPAHTFTTEAIAELFGRFATNPKWLKDVIGVPEKDIDKIKENVNKSLRLQMLVFSRWSQVMYRFEKSMYENPDQDLNKLWWTLVEKYQMLKKPANRNEPDWASKIHIALYPCYYHNYLMGELLASQLHYYMTKNILKSEDYANQSYYNKAEIGKYLIDKVFKPGSKYGWNEMIEKATGEKLTAKYYAKQFVD